A single Cucumis melo cultivar AY chromosome 4, USDA_Cmelo_AY_1.0, whole genome shotgun sequence DNA region contains:
- the LOC103486237 gene encoding uncharacterized protein LOC103486237 isoform X1, whose product MCILCVIQKWSRRVATMLPWLVIPLIGLWALSQLLPPAFRFEITSPRLACVFVLLVTLFWYEILMPQLSAWRLRRNARLRERKRFEAIELQKLRKTATKRCRNCLTPYKDQNPAGGRFMCSCCGHISKRPVLDLPIPPGFSNSGIIKELVGKSGKLLNQKVWPDNGWISGQDWLEGGTWVGKSVAGKSSYWRRNGCGGDEHCLTEKSYSGIVIFCCKLFTSIFLSIRWLWRKMFRVSSSREDNLSDSEHRGLLAKMGENGGNFPESRVEKARRKAEEKRQARLERELLEEEERKQREEVARLVEERRKLRDEKKGVEKDRDRTSQLFREKDGKKEAERKRQERRKEKDKNSSKSNSDAEELEKKTGKETERKRDLDKKSEADRRENHKLGPEGVKGPSNVCHSVKNIPGNNFGRGYTGSRYLDRMRGTFLSSSKAFSGGSLFGKVYNAPASVVKDKSNGSVDHVNMSVSTRDMSSERVVGKSALNGDDKNINHPVFTESQAVVAPKKSWQQLFTRSPSVPSSTSANVISRPVVKPSSDISNTQLSGQVVGSQLSGQVSGAQLPGQLSSTQSYDNPINFGLPSPFTISTYPKGPASSSIGFSPVIEPQFSHVAEGSHEFVPEEPELFEDPCYIPDVVSLLGPVSESLDDFRLDLGTGFVSEMERPRTLKTASSEINKPSPIESPLSREKHNCSNNFPSTPKALDLRSPPKDEMNANEKGTWQMWNSSPFGQDGLGLVGGPAGWIRPAESNRPNMDDFFHPPQKTIPPTFIKEDPVLSGTLPSQNVFLGNGQSVGAFNQVMSCDHDPWLKKPFYPPLSRSENNFTVMPQDETVQNEMMYGSPNRSSTGHPFELPATSCWSKEWEAQGSGMGAGKPSVVKPPVGGLFPSPDVQSLWSFDMKTGN is encoded by the exons ATGTGTATACTGTGCGTGATTCAGAAGTGGTCTCGCCGGGTTGCTACAATGCTTCCTTGGTTAGTTATTCCGCTGATTGGACTGTGGGCGCTCTCTCAGCTTTTGCCGCCTGCATTTAGATTTGAGATTACATCACCCAGGCTTGCTTGTGTTTTTGTGCTTTTGGTTACCCTCTTTTGGTATGAGATTTTAATGCCTCAGCTGTCAGCTTGGCGGTTGCGCAGGAATGCACGCCTTAGGGAGAGAAAGAGATTTGAAGCTATTGAGTTGCAGAAGCTCAGGAAAACGGCAACTAAACGATGTCGGAACTGCTTGACTCCGTATAAGGATCAAAATCCTGCGGGTGGTCGCTTCATGTGCTCCTGCTGTGGTCATATTTCTAAAAGACCAGTTTTAGACTTGCCTATACCACCGGGGTTTTCAAATTCTGGGATCATTAAGGAACTTGTTGGAAAAAGTGGGAAATTATTGAATCAGAAGGTATGGCCAGATAATGGTTGGATATCTGGCCAAGATTGGTTGGAGGGCGGCACTTGGGTTGGGAAGTCTGTTGCAGGAAAATCTAGTTATTGGAGGCGGAATGGTTGTGGAGGAGATGAACATTGTTTGACAGAAAAGTCTTATTCAGGTATTGTAATTTTCTGCTGTAAGCTTTTTACATCTATTTTCTTGAGCATTAGATGGCTTTGGAGAAAAATGTTTAGGGTAAGTTCATCAAGAGAAGACAATCTATCTGATTCTGAGCATAGGGGGCTACTGGCCAAGATGGGCGAGAATGGGGGTAACTTCCCCGAGAGTAGGGTTGAAAAAGCACGTAGAAAAGCTGAAGAAAAAAGACAGGCTAGATTAGAGAGAGAATTATTGGAGGAGGAAGAGAGGAAGCAAAGGGAGGAGGTTGCCAGATTGGTGGAGGAACGGAGGAAATTGAGGGATGAGAAAAAGGGCGTTGAGAAGGATCGCGATAGAACATCACAACTTTTCAGAGAGAAGGATGGGAAGAAGGAGGCTGAAAGGAAACGGCAGGAGAGGAGAAAGGAGAAGGACAAGAATTCAAGTAAGAGTAATTCAGACGCTGAGGAGTTGGAGAAGAAAACTGGTAAAGAAACTGAACGAAAGCGAGATTTGGACAAGAAAAGCGAGGCTGATCGTCGTGAGAATCACAAACTTGGGCCAGAGGGTGTTAAAGGCCCGAGCAATGTGTGTCATAGTGTGAAGAATATCCCTGGAAATAATTTTGGCCGAGGATATACTGGTTCTAGGTATCTTGATCGTATGCGGGGTACTTTTCTGTCTTCTTCTAAAGCATTTAGTGGTGGTAGTTTGTTTGGAAAGGTCTATAATGCTCCAGCATCTGTTGTTAAAGACAAGTCTAACGGCTCTGTGGATCATGTAAATATGTCTGTTTCTACTAGAGATATGTCGTCTGAGCGTGTGGTTGGGAAATCTGCTTTGAATGGAGATGATAAAAACATCAACCATCCA GTCTTCACTGAATCACAAGCTGTTGTGGCACCTAAAAAATCTTGGCAACAGTTATTTACCCGTTCGCCATCTGTTCCTTCATCCACTAGTGCCAATGTTATAAGTAGGCCAGTAGTGAAGCCCTCATCAGATATCAGCAATACACAGCTTTCTGGGCAAGTTGTAGGCTCACAGTTATCTGGGCAAGTTTCTGGAGCCCAGTTACCTGGACAGTTATCATCGACACAGTCATATGATAATCCTATTAATTTTGGTCTGCCATCTCCATTTACCATATCCACGTATCCTAAGGGTCCTGCCAGTAGTAGTATAGGTTTTTCACCTGTAATTGAACCTCAATTTTCTCATGTTGCTGAAGGGTCTCATGAATTTGTGCCTGAAGAACCAGAGCTTTTTGAAGATCCTTGTTACATACCTGATGTTGTATCCTTGTTGGGTCCTGTCTCAGAGTCGCTTGATGATTTTCGGTTGGATTTAGGAACTGGCTTTGTATCAGAAATGGAAAGACCACGGACTCTAAAAACTGCTTCTTCGGAAATTAACAAACCATCTCCAATCGAGTCACCTTTATCACGGGAAAAGCATAATTGTTCTAATAATTTCCCCAGCACCCCCAAAGCATTGGATCTGAGAAGTCCTCCCAAGGATGAAATGAATGCAAATGAGAAGGGAACATGGCAGATGTGGAATAGTTCTCCCTTTGGCCAGGATGGTTTAGGTTTAGTAGGTGGGCCAGCCGGCTGGATTCGTCCTGCTGAATCTAATAGACCAAATATGGACGATTTTTTCCACCCCCCTCAGAAAACTATTCCACCAACATTCATTAAAGAGGATCCAGTTTTGTCTGGCACACTTCCTTCGCAGAATGTTTTCCTTGGTAATGGCCAAAGTGTAGGGGCATTTAACCAAGTTATGAGTTGTGATCATGATCCATGGTTAAAGAAGCCTTTCTATCCGCCATTGTCTAGAAGTGAGAACAATTTCACTGTTATGCCTCAGGATGAAACTGTTCAGAATGAAATGATGTATGGTAGCCCCAACAGATCTTCCACTGGTCATCCATTTGAGCTGCCTGCAACTAGCTGTTGGTCAAA AGAATGGGAAGCACAAGGGTCAGGGATGGGTGCCGGAAAGCCATCGGTTGTGAAGCCTCCTGTTGGGGGTCTATTTCCCTCACCAGATGTACAGTCACTGTGGTCTTTTGATATGAAAACCGGAAACTAA
- the LOC103486237 gene encoding uncharacterized protein LOC103486237 isoform X2: protein MCILCVIQKWSRRVATMLPWLVIPLIGLWALSQLLPPAFRFEITSPRLACVFVLLVTLFWYEILMPQLSAWRLRRNARLRERKRFEAIELQKLRKTATKRCRNCLTPYKDQNPAGGRFMCSCCGHISKRPVLDLPIPPGFSNSGIIKELVGKSGKLLNQKVWPDNGWISGQDWLEGGTWVGKSVAGKSSYWRRNGCGGDEHCLTEKSYSGIVIFCCKLFTSIFLSIRWLWRKMFRVSSSREDNLSDSEHRGLLAKMGENGGNFPESRVEKARRKAEEKRQARLERELLEEEERKQREEVARLVEERRKLRDEKKGVEKDRDRTSQLFREKDGKKEAERKRQERRKEKDKNSSKSNSDAEELEKKTGKETERKRDLDKKSEADRRENHKLGPEGVKGPSNVCHSVKNIPGNNFGRGYTGSRYLDRMRGTFLSSSKAFSGGSLFGKVYNAPASVVKDKSNGSVDHVNMSVSTRDMSSERVVGKSALNGDDKNINHPVFTESQAVVAPKKSWQQLFTRSPSVPSSTSANVISRPVVKPSSDISNTQLSGQVVGSQLSGQVSGAQLPGQLSSTQSYDNPINFGLPSPFTISTYPKGPASSSIGFSPVIEPQFSHVAEGSHEFVPEEPELFEDPCYIPDVVSLLGPVSESLDDFRLDLGTGFVSEMERPRTLKTASSEINKPSPIESPLSREKHNCSNNFPSTPKALDLRSPPKDEMNANEKGTWQMWNSSPFGQDGLGLVGGPAGWIRPAESNRPNMDDFFHPPQKTIPPTFIKEDPVLSGTLPSQNVFLGNGQSVGAFNQVMSCDHDPWLKKPFYPPLSRSENNFTVMPQDETVQNEMMYGSPNRSSTGHPFELPATSCWSNEKIEPMIDAKEKTL from the exons ATGTGTATACTGTGCGTGATTCAGAAGTGGTCTCGCCGGGTTGCTACAATGCTTCCTTGGTTAGTTATTCCGCTGATTGGACTGTGGGCGCTCTCTCAGCTTTTGCCGCCTGCATTTAGATTTGAGATTACATCACCCAGGCTTGCTTGTGTTTTTGTGCTTTTGGTTACCCTCTTTTGGTATGAGATTTTAATGCCTCAGCTGTCAGCTTGGCGGTTGCGCAGGAATGCACGCCTTAGGGAGAGAAAGAGATTTGAAGCTATTGAGTTGCAGAAGCTCAGGAAAACGGCAACTAAACGATGTCGGAACTGCTTGACTCCGTATAAGGATCAAAATCCTGCGGGTGGTCGCTTCATGTGCTCCTGCTGTGGTCATATTTCTAAAAGACCAGTTTTAGACTTGCCTATACCACCGGGGTTTTCAAATTCTGGGATCATTAAGGAACTTGTTGGAAAAAGTGGGAAATTATTGAATCAGAAGGTATGGCCAGATAATGGTTGGATATCTGGCCAAGATTGGTTGGAGGGCGGCACTTGGGTTGGGAAGTCTGTTGCAGGAAAATCTAGTTATTGGAGGCGGAATGGTTGTGGAGGAGATGAACATTGTTTGACAGAAAAGTCTTATTCAGGTATTGTAATTTTCTGCTGTAAGCTTTTTACATCTATTTTCTTGAGCATTAGATGGCTTTGGAGAAAAATGTTTAGGGTAAGTTCATCAAGAGAAGACAATCTATCTGATTCTGAGCATAGGGGGCTACTGGCCAAGATGGGCGAGAATGGGGGTAACTTCCCCGAGAGTAGGGTTGAAAAAGCACGTAGAAAAGCTGAAGAAAAAAGACAGGCTAGATTAGAGAGAGAATTATTGGAGGAGGAAGAGAGGAAGCAAAGGGAGGAGGTTGCCAGATTGGTGGAGGAACGGAGGAAATTGAGGGATGAGAAAAAGGGCGTTGAGAAGGATCGCGATAGAACATCACAACTTTTCAGAGAGAAGGATGGGAAGAAGGAGGCTGAAAGGAAACGGCAGGAGAGGAGAAAGGAGAAGGACAAGAATTCAAGTAAGAGTAATTCAGACGCTGAGGAGTTGGAGAAGAAAACTGGTAAAGAAACTGAACGAAAGCGAGATTTGGACAAGAAAAGCGAGGCTGATCGTCGTGAGAATCACAAACTTGGGCCAGAGGGTGTTAAAGGCCCGAGCAATGTGTGTCATAGTGTGAAGAATATCCCTGGAAATAATTTTGGCCGAGGATATACTGGTTCTAGGTATCTTGATCGTATGCGGGGTACTTTTCTGTCTTCTTCTAAAGCATTTAGTGGTGGTAGTTTGTTTGGAAAGGTCTATAATGCTCCAGCATCTGTTGTTAAAGACAAGTCTAACGGCTCTGTGGATCATGTAAATATGTCTGTTTCTACTAGAGATATGTCGTCTGAGCGTGTGGTTGGGAAATCTGCTTTGAATGGAGATGATAAAAACATCAACCATCCA GTCTTCACTGAATCACAAGCTGTTGTGGCACCTAAAAAATCTTGGCAACAGTTATTTACCCGTTCGCCATCTGTTCCTTCATCCACTAGTGCCAATGTTATAAGTAGGCCAGTAGTGAAGCCCTCATCAGATATCAGCAATACACAGCTTTCTGGGCAAGTTGTAGGCTCACAGTTATCTGGGCAAGTTTCTGGAGCCCAGTTACCTGGACAGTTATCATCGACACAGTCATATGATAATCCTATTAATTTTGGTCTGCCATCTCCATTTACCATATCCACGTATCCTAAGGGTCCTGCCAGTAGTAGTATAGGTTTTTCACCTGTAATTGAACCTCAATTTTCTCATGTTGCTGAAGGGTCTCATGAATTTGTGCCTGAAGAACCAGAGCTTTTTGAAGATCCTTGTTACATACCTGATGTTGTATCCTTGTTGGGTCCTGTCTCAGAGTCGCTTGATGATTTTCGGTTGGATTTAGGAACTGGCTTTGTATCAGAAATGGAAAGACCACGGACTCTAAAAACTGCTTCTTCGGAAATTAACAAACCATCTCCAATCGAGTCACCTTTATCACGGGAAAAGCATAATTGTTCTAATAATTTCCCCAGCACCCCCAAAGCATTGGATCTGAGAAGTCCTCCCAAGGATGAAATGAATGCAAATGAGAAGGGAACATGGCAGATGTGGAATAGTTCTCCCTTTGGCCAGGATGGTTTAGGTTTAGTAGGTGGGCCAGCCGGCTGGATTCGTCCTGCTGAATCTAATAGACCAAATATGGACGATTTTTTCCACCCCCCTCAGAAAACTATTCCACCAACATTCATTAAAGAGGATCCAGTTTTGTCTGGCACACTTCCTTCGCAGAATGTTTTCCTTGGTAATGGCCAAAGTGTAGGGGCATTTAACCAAGTTATGAGTTGTGATCATGATCCATGGTTAAAGAAGCCTTTCTATCCGCCATTGTCTAGAAGTGAGAACAATTTCACTGTTATGCCTCAGGATGAAACTGTTCAGAATGAAATGATGTATGGTAGCCCCAACAGATCTTCCACTGGTCATCCATTTGAGCTGCCTGCAACTAGCTGTTGGTCAAA TGAAAAAATCGAGCCGATGATTGATGCAAAAGAAAAGACCTTGTGA
- the LOC103486236 gene encoding transcription repressor OFP2-like, producing the protein MEASQLTIWTPFEIAFILGPSKMKQRQKKKKKNRNTMVGDRVEWSRERNNHFWRMGNYRFRVSDMMPNSWFYKLKDMTTIIRRRNKNKDQPSKNTHTTTDLAYSHPRKSIHFTASQLAANSPPEPPRRSSKGKKPRRRPTSSSAAAPTSTLLLTSSSGCSCGRTALQSVATTSTTPPPILTHHSYLHAEKEEEDANAVISGKAHKVSPKKINGSDEEYLKSLPQIIDQLPPIITRSSSSSSNAADASTCPSISIAKNDKSEPIRSSPSRRFLLNSPGPKLRIVNSPRVSSSKRFGHVGRRKSGKRSLNDSLAIVKSTEDPQRDFRESMMEMIVENKISGSSELEDLLACYLSLNTDEYHDIIVKVFKQIWFDMTDIIGVHY; encoded by the coding sequence ATGGAAGCCAGCCAACTAACCATATGGACCCCATTTGAAATTGCCTTTATTTTAGGCCCCTCAAAGATGAAGCagaggcaaaaaaaaaaaaaaaaaaacagaaatacAATGGTGGGTGATCGAGTGGAGTGGAGTCGAGAGAGAAATAATCATTTTTGGAGGATGGGAAATTATAGGTTTAGGGTATCGGATATGATGCCAAATTCCTGGTTTTACAAGCTGAAAGACATGACGACCATTATTAGgcgaagaaataaaaataaagatcaGCCTTCGAAGAATACCCATACTACTACTGATCTTGCTTATTCTCACCCTAGAAAATCCATTCATTTCACCGCCTCCCAACTTGCTGCCAATTCTCCGCCTGAACCACCCAGAAGATCCTCCAAAGGAAAAAAGCCCAGGCGAAGACCTACTTCTTCGTCTGCCGCCGCACCCACCTCCACCTTGCTTCTTACTTCCTCCTCCGGTTGCAGCTGCGGCCGGACGGCACTACAGTCCGTCGCAACCACAAGTACTACTCCCCCGCCTATTTTAACTCACCATTCATATTTACATGCGGAGAAGGAAGAAGAGGATGCCAACGCCGTCATTTCTGGAAAGGCACACAAAGTTTCACCTAAAAAAATCAACGGCTCAGATGAAGAGTACTTGAAATCCCTTCCGCAGATTATTGATCAGCTTCCTCCAATCATTACGAggtcctcctcctcctcctccaatGCCGCAGATGCCTCCACGTGTCCCTCCATCTCCATCGCAAAGAATGATAAATCGGAACCGATCAGGAGCAGCCCCTCGCGTCGGTTCCTACTCAATTCTCCGGGACCCAAGCTTCGTATTGTGAACTCTCCGAGAGTTTCGAGCAGCAAGAGATTCGGTCATGTTGGTCGACGGAAAAGTGGGAAGAGAAGTTTGAACGACAGCCTCGCGATCGTGAAGTCAACGGAGGATCCACAGAGGGATTTCAGAGAATCAATGATGGAGATGATTGTGGAGAACAAAATCAGTGGGTCCAGTGAATTGGAAGACCTTCTTGCATGCTATCTCTCTCTCAACACAGACGAATATCACGACATAATCGTCAAAGTTTTCAAGCAAATCTGGTTCGACATGACCGATATTATTGGAGTTCATTATTAg